One segment of Meriones unguiculatus strain TT.TT164.6M chromosome 3, Bangor_MerUng_6.1, whole genome shotgun sequence DNA contains the following:
- the Mmachc gene encoding cyanocobalamin reductase / alkylcobalamin dealkylase isoform X2: MEPRVAELKQKIEDTLCPFGFEVYPFQVAWYNELLPPTFHLPFPGPTLAFLVLSTPAMFDKALKPFLKSCHLQTLRDPVDQCVSYHLRSVTEFPDLHMEVIADYEVHPNRRPKILAQTAAHVAGAAYYYQRQDVDADPWGTQRIAGVCIHPRFGGWFAIRGVMLLPGIEVPNLPPSKPPDCVPTRAGRITLLEGFNFHWRDWTYRDAVTPEERYSEEQKLYFSTPPAQRLALLGLAQPSGHPSTTSEHPVLPKPQNSNRARSWLSPKVSPPVSPGP; the protein is encoded by the exons ATGGAGCCGCGAGTCGCAGAGCTGAAGCAGAAGATTGAGGACACCTTGTGTCCTTTTGGCTTCGAGGTTTACCCCTTCCAG GTGGCATGGTACAATGAActcctgcctcccaccttccacTTGCCCTTCCCAGGACCTACCCTGGCCTTCTTGGTACTCAGCACACCTGCTATGTTTGACAAAGCCCTCAAACCCTTCCTGAAGAGCTGCCACCTCCAaacactgagagaccctgtggaTCAGTGTGTGTCCTACCACCTGAGGAGTGTTACAGAG TTCCCAGACCTGCACATGGAAGTCATTGCTGACTATGAGGTACACCCCAACCGGCGTCCTAAGATTCTAGCTCAAACAGCAGCCCATGTGGCAGGTGCTGCTTACTACTACCAACGGCAAGATGTGGATGCGGACCCATGGGGGACCCAG CGCATAGCAGGTGTGTGCATACATCCCCGATTTGGGGGCTGGTTTGCTATCCGAGGGGTAATGTTGCTACCAGGGATTGAAGTGCCAAATTTGCCACCCAGCAAGCCCCCTGACTGTGTGCCTACAAGAGCTGGCCGCATCACTCTGCTTGAAGGCTTCAATTTCCACTGGCGTGACTGGACTTACCGGGATGCTGTGACTCCTGAAGAACGTTACTCAGAAGAACAGAAGCTCTATTTTTCTACCCCTCCTGCCCAGCGCTTGGCCCTATTAGGTTTAGCCCAGCCCTCGGGACACCCAAGCACTACATCAGAGCATCCTGTGCTTCCCAAGCCTCAGAATTCCAACAGAGCACGAAGCTGGCTTAGCCCCAAGGTCTCACCACCTGTGTCCCCAGGCCCTTGA
- the Mmachc gene encoding cyanocobalamin reductase / alkylcobalamin dealkylase isoform X1, which yields MEPRVAELKQKIEDTLCPFGFEVYPFQVAWYNELLPPTFHLPFPGPTLAFLVLSTPAMFDKALKPFLKSCHLQTLRDPVDQCVSYHLRSVTEKFPDLHMEVIADYEVHPNRRPKILAQTAAHVAGAAYYYQRQDVDADPWGTQRIAGVCIHPRFGGWFAIRGVMLLPGIEVPNLPPSKPPDCVPTRAGRITLLEGFNFHWRDWTYRDAVTPEERYSEEQKLYFSTPPAQRLALLGLAQPSGHPSTTSEHPVLPKPQNSNRARSWLSPKVSPPVSPGP from the exons ATGGAGCCGCGAGTCGCAGAGCTGAAGCAGAAGATTGAGGACACCTTGTGTCCTTTTGGCTTCGAGGTTTACCCCTTCCAG GTGGCATGGTACAATGAActcctgcctcccaccttccacTTGCCCTTCCCAGGACCTACCCTGGCCTTCTTGGTACTCAGCACACCTGCTATGTTTGACAAAGCCCTCAAACCCTTCCTGAAGAGCTGCCACCTCCAaacactgagagaccctgtggaTCAGTGTGTGTCCTACCACCTGAGGAGTGTTACAGAG AAGTTCCCAGACCTGCACATGGAAGTCATTGCTGACTATGAGGTACACCCCAACCGGCGTCCTAAGATTCTAGCTCAAACAGCAGCCCATGTGGCAGGTGCTGCTTACTACTACCAACGGCAAGATGTGGATGCGGACCCATGGGGGACCCAG CGCATAGCAGGTGTGTGCATACATCCCCGATTTGGGGGCTGGTTTGCTATCCGAGGGGTAATGTTGCTACCAGGGATTGAAGTGCCAAATTTGCCACCCAGCAAGCCCCCTGACTGTGTGCCTACAAGAGCTGGCCGCATCACTCTGCTTGAAGGCTTCAATTTCCACTGGCGTGACTGGACTTACCGGGATGCTGTGACTCCTGAAGAACGTTACTCAGAAGAACAGAAGCTCTATTTTTCTACCCCTCCTGCCCAGCGCTTGGCCCTATTAGGTTTAGCCCAGCCCTCGGGACACCCAAGCACTACATCAGAGCATCCTGTGCTTCCCAAGCCTCAGAATTCCAACAGAGCACGAAGCTGGCTTAGCCCCAAGGTCTCACCACCTGTGTCCCCAGGCCCTTGA
- the Prdx1 gene encoding peroxiredoxin-1: MSSGNAKIGHPAPNFKATAVMPDGQFKDISLSEYKGKYVVLFFYPLDFTFVCPTEIIAFSDRAEEFKKLNCQVIGASVDSHFCHLAWINTPKKQGGLGPMNIPLLSDPKRAIAQDYGVLKADEGISFRGLFIIDDKGILRQITINDLPVGRSVDEILRLVQAFQFTDKHGEVCPAGWQPGGDTIKPDVQKSKEYFSKQK, translated from the exons ATGTCTTCAGGAAATGCAAAAATTGGGCATCCTGCCCCCAACTTCAAAGCCACAGCTGTTATGCCAGATGGACAATTCAAAGATATCAGCCTAAGTGAATACAAAG gAAAATATGTTGTGTTGTTCTTTTACCctcttgattttacttttgtttgccCCACGGAGATCATTGCTTTCAGTGATAGAgcagaagaatttaaaaaactcAATTGCCAAGTGATTGGAGCTTCTGTGGATTCTCACTTCTGTCATCTGGCATG GATTAATACACCCAAGAAACAAGGAGGATTAGGACCCATGAACATTCCCTTGCTATCAGATCCCAAGCGTGCCATTGCTCAGGATTATGGAGTCTTGAAGGCTGATGAAGGTATCTCTTTCAG GGGCCTCTTTATTATTGACGATAAAGGCATCCTTCGCCAGATCACTATAAATGATCTTCCTGTTGGCCGATCTGTGGATGAGATTCTGCGACTGGTCCAGGCTTTCCAGTTCACTGACAAACATGGTGAAG TGTGTCCAGCTGGCTGGCAACCTGGCGGTGATACCATCAAGCCTGATGTCCAGAAGAGCAAAGAATATTTCTCTAAGCAGAAGTGA